GAAATACTGTCCCTGGAAAGCATAAAGCCCTAGTGCGAGGGTTCGTTTGGCCGGGCTGGAAAGGTAAATTAACGGCCCTAAAAAGTCGTTCCAGTGGCTCATAAAAGAGAATATCGCCAGTGTCGCAAGCGCAGGCTTAACCTGTGGCAGAAGCACTTTGAAATATACCTGCCAGGTGTTTGCTCCGTCGATACGAGCGGCCTCGTCCATCTCATGCGGCACCGTCATATAATACTGCCGCAGCAGAAATATAAAGAATGCCGAGCCGAAGAATGACGGCACAGTGAGCGGCAAAATCGTGTCATACCAGCCGAGGCTGGCAAATATCTTGAAGACAGGGATCATCGTGACTTGCGCGGGCAGCATCATTGTTGCGAGAAGCATCACAAACAGAACATTTCTGCCGGGGAAGCGCATCCTTGCAAAGCCGAATGCCACCAGCGAGCATGAGAGCATCTGACCGAACATACATATTGCCGTAATACGCACTGTATTAAATGTATATAATGCAAAAGGCATCTTGGAAAAAGCCTTGCTGTAATTGCTCCACAGCCAGGGCTTCGGCCATATTTGTGGCGGGTCCAAGAATACGTTTGTGGGGTCCTTAAATGATGTTCCCAGCATCCATAGGAACGGAATGAGCGAGATAATGGAACCTAATATGAGCGCTGCATAAGCGATGGACATCCACATCTTCTTCTTGGCCGTCCCCGGCCTCTTTTTTGCAACATTAGTCTTGCTCATCTTTTCAACTCCGCCTCATAATAGACCCACCTGCGCGATGTGCTCATAACAAACAGTGTAAGTGCCAAAATCACTGCAAACAATATCCATGCCAGTGCGCAGGCATACCCCATTTGCAGATAGTTGAATGCTTTCTGATATAGGTAAAGCACATAAAAGAGCGAGGCGTTTGCCGGTCCTCCACTGGTCATGATAAACGAACTGGTAAAGACCTGGAAGCTGCCGATGATGCCCATTATCAGGTTGAAAAAGAGTGTCGGCGAGATCATCGGCAGCGTCACATTGCGAAATTTCTGCCAACTGCCTGCACCATCAATCTCGGCGGCCTCATAAAGCTGTGTAGGCACGCTCTGCAGTCCTGCCAGGTAGATTATCATTCCTCCGCCGACACTCCACAGGCTCATTATTATAAACGACCTGAGCACCCAATCCGGGCTGGTAAGCCATGGTATAGGTGCGAAAGCTATATGCAGCAGGTGTGCAATGCCTCCGAGAATCGCGTTAAAGATGCCGTCGGACTCCGGCCTGAAGACCATCTGCCAGACCATTGCTACTGCTGCGCCGGGCAGAATCGCAGGGATATAAAATATAGATCTGAAGTACTGCATACCCTTGACTTTGAGATTGAGCAGCATTGCCAGTGCAAGCGAACATATCATGCCGAGCGGCACTGCACAGACTGCATAAGTGGCAGTTACTTTCAGCGACTGGACGAACAATTCATCATCGGTAAATATCGTGGCATAGTTTCCCAGCCCCACTGGCTGTGGTGGGTTGACCATGTCCCATTTATACATACTCATTGCAAGCGAGAAGATGACCGGTCCCAGGGTAAGGAAAAGAAATCCTACCAGCCATGGGCTGATGCACAGATACCCTTCTATTGCCTCTTTGCGCTGTAATAGTGATTTTTTCTCTTTAGCCATAGTATATGTCTGTGGTTGAGCCGTCAGTCGCTATGCCTGAGCATTTGATTTATACGGGGCACAAGTTTTTTGCATCCCTGCTCTGCTGATTCCCTTCCGAGCCAAACCAAATCCAATTCATTTGTTGTGACTTGAGTCATCTCAGGTGCACACGAAACCATTGGAAGGGTCTGGCCATATTTGATCATATCGACAAACACTCTTCTGTTCTTTGGTGGAGCATTGAGATACAAATACGCGCCTGATTGTGCAACGGATTTGCGACTTGGAAATATTTGGAGCGTAATTGCCGTCCGCCGTTGGTACTGCTTGCCAGTCATCCATTTAACGAGTTCCCAGGCTTCATTTTTGTGTTTTGAGCGGGCAAGCATACCATACGCTGCACCGCACAATGCTGCTGCCCTGCCTTTGGGACCTTTTGGAAGCATTGCCACATCATAATCGAATTTTGCTTCTTTTTTGAGGACCAGTTCCGCGATATAACTTGCTCCGATGCACATTGCAATCCTACCGGATGTGAAGAGCTTGTTGGTTCCCACGTTGGCGGCCTCCTGCGCATTAGGTGCCACGTGATATTTGTTGGTAAGGTCCGCTCTGAACTGCAGCCCGTTATACGCGGCTGGCTGGTCAAGTATGCATCTGTTTCGGTCTTCGCCGAGTATTTTTCCACCATTTTGGAAGATATAGTTTTGCCAGCGCACATCGATTGTGGTTCCCCACTGGTCCAACTGCCCATCTCCATCAAGGTCCCTGGTGAATTTCTTTGCGACCTCGACGTATTTTTCCCAGTCCCATGAGTCTTCTGGATAGGGTATTTTGTATTTGTCGAACATTTCCTTATTATAATAGAGCGCAAATACTTCTATATCTGTGGGCAGTTCATATAGAACACCGTTATACTTTCCCCAGCCCTCTATAGCCTGCGGATAGAAATCGTCTATATCGAAATTGTCTCGCTTTACATAGGAGTCCAGTGGTTCGAGAAGTCCCTTTGCTGCAAGCGGTGCAGACCACAGCGAACTGATACGGGTGACATCCGGCGGTCTTCCCCCGGCGCTGGAAATCATAAGTTTATCGAGCACACGTGACCAGGGCATTATTTCGAGGTCTACTTTGATGTTTGGGTGTTTTTTCTCGAACTCGGCAACCAGGCTTCTGATATTGACTTCTTCAATATCATTTCCCCAACAGCTGAATCGTATGGTTGTGACGTTCTCCGGCTGCTTCTTGCCGCATCCCGTTATGAGGGGACATATAAGCGCTATAATAATAAAAACTGCCCCGAGGCGGGCAGGCAGTCTGTTGTCCATCCAAATACCCTGATCTTGGTGCTTTGCCTACAAGTTATATATACGGTTTACTTTATCCTTCCGGTTTCTGTGCAAGCCATTCTGTAAAATCGTGAAATATATGCGGACTTTAGTTATGATGCAGTTCGCCTGTAATGATTACCTGTTATATTGCTAAGCAATTTACGGTCAGTAAATTGCACGATTGTATGTGGTTTACTGATGTGAACAACTATAGTGGTATGCAAGCGACCAACCGTGATTTACTTACTGTGCTTAAAAAAGTCAAAAAAAGCCATTGACAGCTCAGCAATGTGGTGATAAATTACACTTGTAAGTGTTGGCTGTACCCGGCCTTTTTTAGGGCAGGATCTGGTTCGATTAGGTATAATTACCTGATTTATCTAACAAGGGTTGACAACCCGACGTTCCGATGTTAAACTGCCAACACAGCACTTTGTTAGCACTGTTAATAAAGAGCCTCTCGTTTAGAAGAGGCCGGACAGTGAAATGTGAAAGGAAGGACGGAATTCCGCCAATATCTTCATGGCGCGGAAACCCAAGCCTTTAGACAGACGCCTGGGAGGGTAGTAACCTAACGCGACTCGTCAAAATACTGGTTTTAAGGCTTGTGCTCTTATTTCCCCTGGTGGTGCACCGCTGAGTCAGCCGAATTGGCACGAAATTTGCAACATATGCAAGTGAGTGAGAATTCCGCAAAGTTCAGATGAGCTAGAAAGGGGGAAACAGTTGCTGAGCACAGGGATACGCGATAATATCGCATCTTCTAATCGGAGAGGAGGAGGTGAAACAATGAAGAAACTTATCGTTTTGGGTATCGTTCTTACAATGGTGATGGGCTTGGCCGCAATGGTCAGCGCATCGGAAACAGATTGGTTGGTCTATTTGAAGGCTACCAACGCAGCGGGTTCAAAAGGCCTTAACAGCTCTGCGATTTATGGCACCAGGACTGGTGCATTGGATGGGGTTGATAGCAACGATGCAAATAACGTTGCCGGCACTGGTGATTTGGCTTGTATTGGTTGCTTTGATCTAGGTGTTGGTAGCGCGATGAATGGTTATTACAAAGACCTTCGTGCTCCACTTACAACCAATGCGACTTGGCATATCAAGATATGGAAGCAGGACGGCTTTGTCGGTGATCAGATCAAACTGATTGGTTGGAATCCGACCGGGACATATGACGTTGTTAAGCCGGTAACGCTGTCTATTGATAGTGGGTCCGCTATATGTAATGGAGAATCCGTTACATCATACACATTCACCGGTGCGGAAAATGGCTCATCCACTGCGCCGCTCTTTACGTGGTATTTTGATGTTTCCGAGGGTCAGACGTATGATTTGACTCTTGCAGTCCCTGAGCCGGGCAGTATGGTCGCTATGCTCAGCGGTCTTGTCGGCCTCGTAGGCTTTGGCATTCGCCGCAGAAAGTAAACGCTAGCCAAGTAAATTCTTGGTGCACCAATTATGCCGCCGATCATTCGGTCGGCGGCAATCTTTCCTCAAAGGGGATCTTAAAAGCAACAAAAAGCCGCTGCCGGCTAAAGGGCAGGGCAACTATATGAATGATCTTCGATGGTTTTCATCGAGAGTCGTCTGGGAAAACATGTTTTGAGACTCGCACTTATCCAGTAATATTACCAGGTTGACAGGCCTCAGGGTGCATGCTATATTGCAGGCGGGAGGTCTAGAAAGATTGACTCAGTCTAATCAATCTGAAAGGGGGAGGTGGATAGTTATGTTAACTCTTAATTCAAAGCTCAATATACTGAAAGGAGGTGAAAAGATGAGAACATTAGGTTTAGTGCTTGCAATGGTGGTGGTTTTGGCAGGTGCAGTGATGGCTGAGACAGCGACATACGATGTTTACGTGGACTGGAACTGTATCAGTGCTCCACTCGTTCCACTGAATTCCGATCCTCTGGATGTGTTCACTGGCATCAATATTGTTAACAACCTTAGCAGGTTTGATGCAGCAAGTCAGACTTCTATTGGTTATGATGACCTTGACCCTGATGCCTTTGCTGGTGTTTTGTTAGGTGATGGTTATTGGTTGCTATCCGATGGCAGCTACACTGTAAGTTATGATGGTCTTGCTGATGGAGTTCCTTCCGCAGGGGTAAAGACGGATATGTGGATATCTCTGCCTGGAGATCAGTTGGACGGCTTGGACAACGGCGGCTGGCATCTTATCGGCACTCCATTCAACACCAGTGTTCCTGTTACTGTCAGCAGTATGGGTGACAATTTCAAACTGACGGATGGCGTACAGCTGCTTTCTTGGGCTGATGCCGCTGCAGCAGGGTGGTGTGAAGGCTCAATGACTGGATTTGATGCAGTATATCAGACTAGTTTCAGTATGGGTTATGATCTTTGTGACAGTGAGGAAATGGCGCCAGGCTATGGCTACTATTTCTTAACTTTCAAGGACAACCTTGCCCTGATCATTCCGGGCAGCTAGTTCCAAGTTAGGTGGGTCGGTCAACACCGACCAATGTATTAAGTTAGTAATTTAATCCGGCCACTATGAATTTAAGGGGGACTTCCCCCATAGGGGTGGCTGCAGGGAGTAAAATCCAGGCAGCCACTCTTTTTTATTGCCTGCATGAGTTTTAACATCATATATGTTGGGAAAACAATCACTGTGATTATATGCTCACATAGAGCAAGCTATTGTTACACGATGGGCGACCAATGACTGTCATTCCGAGTCTAGTCTGAATAATTCACGGTAAACGTCTAAAAACTCGCCTGCTGCACTTGCCAAAGGACTATTTTTGAGGTATAAAACAATTAGGTGTAAAAATCGAGGTGACCTGATGAAGCTGTTCACATTGATTATATCTGTTTGCATGGTCGTTATTCTTTCTGCCGTGCTATACGCTGAAGAAGTGCAGCCTATTGCAATAAACAATCGGGCAATTGGCGGGTCGGCTCTCAATGAATACACTCCTGGCGTTGAAAATGGAGCAGGTGCCAACAATATTGGACTCCTTATCAAGACCTGGGGTGCTGTAACCTGGGTTGATACTTCAAATGAGTTTTTCTATATTAATGATGGTACCGGCCTTAAAGATGGTTCGATGCATATCGAAAACGATGTCGAGAGTGACAATATCGGAGTGCGTGTAAGTTACAGCAATCTTGCAACAGGCAGCACGATAAATCCACCCGGCAAGGGGGATATTGTTGCTGTCACATGCATTTCCAGCACAGTTATAATAAATGATACAGTGCAGCCAAATCTCAGACCAAGACAGCAATCTGATATTTCTTATTATTAGTATAATGTTTGGGTAGAGGCTTCCAACCTATTGATTCCAACTTCTAACTTTCAGGATGGGACTGGTGGCGAGCAATGTCAATGACTAAAGTTTTTGTTATTAGCATTGTGTTGACGTTCGTCATCCTCACACCTGCTTCGTGCATAGACAATCCCATCACAAATCCCAGTTTTGAATCCGGCTTAACCGGGTGGACAGCTTATGCTGGAAGCACAAATGGTGCCTTGCCTACTACGGGATGTATAGGTAGTTCACCATGTGTGTTTGACATATTTGCATCAACGAGTGCGCCGGATGGCAGCAATGTTTGTGGTCTACAATCACTATATCCAACAGACCCACCGAAAAATGGAGGTGTGTATCAAGTTTTCACGTGGGGCTATGGTTTTGCCGAGATTACAATAAGTGGCAGGGCATATTCAGAGGGCTATGACACCTATTTAAACTGGGGACCTTTAGCCGACGGCTGCAGCGTAAGCGTAGGTCTTGCAGATTTTTCCACATCTGACAGAAATGATGCTTCACAGTGGTCATCTGTGTACTGGGGTGATTATGATCCATGGCAGACAGCCACGGTTTATCTATATGGCTCCGGCACATATACGCTGTTCATTGAGAATGCTCAACTTGAGGATAATGCGACGGTATCATCTCTTTGGGACAATGTAAGCATAAAGACTTACATAAACATTACCAGTGGACCCACTGTAAATGTAGGTGATGATCCCAACAGGCCGGATACAACGGCTCGCATCGAATGGACCACCGATATACCGTCTAAATCCCGTGTGGACTATGGACTAGATACAAACTATGGTTCTTATGTGCAGGATGACACTCTGACTACTGATCATTCCCTTTTGCTGGAAAACCTCAATCCGTCGAGTCAATATCATTTCATAGCGACAAGTACTGCTCCCAATGCATATGATACAGATTCCGGCGACTGCACGTTCGACTTGCCGATATGCTTTTCCAACATATCGGTTGCAACCGAAGGCCTTGATACGATAATAAAATGGAACACTGATGTTGCTTCTACATCTCAGGTCGAATACGGCAAAACAACAAGCTATGGCAGCACGAGCGACTTGGATACCGAGCTTACTACAGAACATGAAGTGCATCTGACTGGTCTGGATGAGAATAGTGATTATCATTTCCGAGTCTGGGCAAGCAGGTCTCTATATACGTCGGTTCATTCGGATGATCAGACATTCCACACATATCCTGACCCTGTGTCATCCCTCGAAAATTCGAGCTTTGAGAATGATTTGTCCCCATGGGTGTTGTATCAGTCTTCGATTACCGGCAGCACAGATATAGACGGTCGAATTGGGCCATATCCTTCGTCTGGAACACAAACTTGGTCATCTGCACAAATTAAGGCATATGACGGCTCATACTTTATTGGTGCCCAAACGACGTCAGAGTATAAAAATGGTGGCGTTTTCCAAAGGCTATATTGGTCTGCGGGCCAGTTATGTACACTGTGTGCACGTTTTGCCACACAAAACAACAGCGTCAGTTTCTACGATACTGAGTTTCGACTGGGCATAGACCCGGATGGTGGGGTCGATCCTACAGACAGCGACATTGTCTGGTGGACGGGATTTTCACCAACAAACAACAATCAGTGGCATACAGGTGGAGTAACGGCAACAGCGGGCAGCGGTGGAATTGTGACTGTGTTTCTTGACGTTGTCAACAAATACTCGGAGGAGCATGTCGTGGCACTTGATGATGCCACCTTTGGTGCGCCGGTTGCTATGAGTATAGGTAACCTAAAGGAGATGGCGACGTGTACGGGCGCAGAGATCCAAGATGCACTGGTTACTGCTGAAGCACCATCGGTTTCGTATACAAGCACATCATATCCACGCAGATATATCCAGTGTGCTGATATCCCTGCAGGTATAGCCGTATTGTTTGACACATCCAGAGGCACACCGCCGAGTGTGGGGGATAAGGTAACCATTAAGGGTGCACCTGTGTATGCGTGGAAAGAAGCTACACTGTTTGCTTACGATTGGACAACTACACAAGGACCGTTTACTCTGCCCGACCCGCTCGGAATGTCACAGAAGAGTATTGGAGGCAGTGCTTGCAATCAGATAGCGCTATATGCGTCGCAATATGTATGTAATGTGGGGTCTCGCGTAA
The DNA window shown above is from bacterium and carries:
- a CDS encoding carbohydrate ABC transporter permease — translated: MSKTNVAKKRPGTAKKKMWMSIAYAALILGSIISLIPFLWMLGTSFKDPTNVFLDPPQIWPKPWLWSNYSKAFSKMPFALYTFNTVRITAICMFGQMLSCSLVAFGFARMRFPGRNVLFVMLLATMMLPAQVTMIPVFKIFASLGWYDTILPLTVPSFFGSAFFIFLLRQYYMTVPHEMDEAARIDGANTWQVYFKVLLPQVKPALATLAIFSFMSHWNDFLGPLIYLSSPAKRTLALGLYAFQGQYFTDWNYLMAASAVVMLPLLILFFVGQKYFIQGVVISGVKG
- a CDS encoding sugar ABC transporter permease, whose product is MAKEKKSLLQRKEAIEGYLCISPWLVGFLFLTLGPVIFSLAMSMYKWDMVNPPQPVGLGNYATIFTDDELFVQSLKVTATYAVCAVPLGMICSLALAMLLNLKVKGMQYFRSIFYIPAILPGAAVAMVWQMVFRPESDGIFNAILGGIAHLLHIAFAPIPWLTSPDWVLRSFIIMSLWSVGGGMIIYLAGLQSVPTQLYEAAEIDGAGSWQKFRNVTLPMISPTLFFNLIMGIIGSFQVFTSSFIMTSGGPANASLFYVLYLYQKAFNYLQMGYACALAWILFAVILALTLFVMSTSRRWVYYEAELKR
- a CDS encoding sugar ABC transporter substrate-binding protein, with translation MDNRLPARLGAVFIIIALICPLITGCGKKQPENVTTIRFSCWGNDIEEVNIRSLVAEFEKKHPNIKVDLEIMPWSRVLDKLMISSAGGRPPDVTRISSLWSAPLAAKGLLEPLDSYVKRDNFDIDDFYPQAIEGWGKYNGVLYELPTDIEVFALYYNKEMFDKYKIPYPEDSWDWEKYVEVAKKFTRDLDGDGQLDQWGTTIDVRWQNYIFQNGGKILGEDRNRCILDQPAAYNGLQFRADLTNKYHVAPNAQEAANVGTNKLFTSGRIAMCIGASYIAELVLKKEAKFDYDVAMLPKGPKGRAAALCGAAYGMLARSKHKNEAWELVKWMTGKQYQRRTAITLQIFPSRKSVAQSGAYLYLNAPPKNRRVFVDMIKYGQTLPMVSCAPEMTQVTTNELDLVWLGRESAEQGCKKLVPRINQMLRHSD
- a CDS encoding PEP-CTERM sorting domain-containing protein, whose product is MKKLIVLGIVLTMVMGLAAMVSASETDWLVYLKATNAAGSKGLNSSAIYGTRTGALDGVDSNDANNVAGTGDLACIGCFDLGVGSAMNGYYKDLRAPLTTNATWHIKIWKQDGFVGDQIKLIGWNPTGTYDVVKPVTLSIDSGSAICNGESVTSYTFTGAENGSSTAPLFTWYFDVSEGQTYDLTLAVPEPGSMVAMLSGLVGLVGFGIRRRK
- a CDS encoding fibronectin type III domain-containing protein, coding for MTKVFVISIVLTFVILTPASCIDNPITNPSFESGLTGWTAYAGSTNGALPTTGCIGSSPCVFDIFASTSAPDGSNVCGLQSLYPTDPPKNGGVYQVFTWGYGFAEITISGRAYSEGYDTYLNWGPLADGCSVSVGLADFSTSDRNDASQWSSVYWGDYDPWQTATVYLYGSGTYTLFIENAQLEDNATVSSLWDNVSIKTYINITSGPTVNVGDDPNRPDTTARIEWTTDIPSKSRVDYGLDTNYGSYVQDDTLTTDHSLLLENLNPSSQYHFIATSTAPNAYDTDSGDCTFDLPICFSNISVATEGLDTIIKWNTDVASTSQVEYGKTTSYGSTSDLDTELTTEHEVHLTGLDENSDYHFRVWASRSLYTSVHSDDQTFHTYPDPVSSLENSSFENDLSPWVLYQSSITGSTDIDGRIGPYPSSGTQTWSSAQIKAYDGSYFIGAQTTSEYKNGGVFQRLYWSAGQLCTLCARFATQNNSVSFYDTEFRLGIDPDGGVDPTDSDIVWWTGFSPTNNNQWHTGGVTATAGSGGIVTVFLDVVNKYSEEHVVALDDATFGAPVAMSIGNLKEMATCTGAEIQDALVTAEAPSVSYTSTSYPRRYIQCADIPAGIAVLFDTSRGTPPSVGDKVTIKGAPVYAWKEATLFAYDWTTTQGPFTLPDPLGMSQKSIGGSACNQIALYASQYVCNVGSRVRLWGKVTDSNYDYTEGAQICQVDDGTGLVDPYGGIKGVRVKVIGGEEVATGDYLMATGVLSIEHIDPYYPHGSSTGEYDVYRLITNSASDWTCIPAEE